The following proteins are encoded in a genomic region of Struthio camelus isolate bStrCam1 chromosome 3, bStrCam1.hap1, whole genome shotgun sequence:
- the SMIM8 gene encoding small integral membrane protein 8 isoform X1, producing the protein MDGFCPFPSSLRKYSELIKMSSSKPPNENETAKERIPGLRGVRTTALFRAVNPELFIKPNKPVMAFGLVGITLCVAYLGYLHATVENKKDLYEAIDSEGSRYMRRKTSKWD; encoded by the exons ATGGACggtttctgccctttcccctcttccctcag gaAATATTCAGAGTTAATTAAAATGTCTTCCAGCAAACCtcccaatgaaaatgaaacagccaAAGAGAGAATTCCAGGATTGAGGGGTGTTCGAACAACCGCACTCTTCCGAGCTGTGAACCCAGAGCTTTTCATTAAACCT AACAAACCTGTGATGGCATTTGGACTTGTAGGAATTACCCTCTGTGTGGCCTACCTTGGTTATTTGCATGCAACAGTAGAGAACAAGAAGGATCTCTATGAAGCAATTGACAGTGAAGGGTCCAGATATATGCGGAGGAAAACTTCCAAGTGGGactga
- the SMIM8 gene encoding small integral membrane protein 8 isoform X2 — translation MSSSKPPNENETAKERIPGLRGVRTTALFRAVNPELFIKPNKPVMAFGLVGITLCVAYLGYLHATVENKKDLYEAIDSEGSRYMRRKTSKWD, via the exons ATGTCTTCCAGCAAACCtcccaatgaaaatgaaacagccaAAGAGAGAATTCCAGGATTGAGGGGTGTTCGAACAACCGCACTCTTCCGAGCTGTGAACCCAGAGCTTTTCATTAAACCT AACAAACCTGTGATGGCATTTGGACTTGTAGGAATTACCCTCTGTGTGGCCTACCTTGGTTATTTGCATGCAACAGTAGAGAACAAGAAGGATCTCTATGAAGCAATTGACAGTGAAGGGTCCAGATATATGCGGAGGAAAACTTCCAAGTGGGactga